The nucleotide window AGACCTGGCCGGGCAGGAACTCAGCCATAAACAGAGAGTGGAGTTCCTCTATACCGAGGTTGCTTTTCCCCAGACTGACGGCGGCTAAACAACCGGTCTATCATCACTGATGGTTATCTCTAAACAGCCTTAGGAATAGTCTTATATCAAATGTCATTTTGAGGAGCGAAGCGACGAAGAATCCGGGTGTGGGGTTAGTGTTGAGCTATTAGTACGCTGTAACACTTAATCCTTCGTTTAATAGAGAGCCACCAAAACTGTCATTGCGAGGGCGAAGCCCGAAGCAATCCGCTACCCCGAGAAACGGATTGCTTCGCTACGCTCGCAATGGCGATCGTACAATTTAAGTGACGAGAAGGAACTCACTTTTGATATTAAGCTATCAGGAATGAAGGAGGGAGAATTTCGGTAATGAAGATAAAGATAGTTTTCTACAGCATGTACGGCCACATCTACCGGATGGCTGAGGCTGTAGCCGAAGGCGCCCGCGAAGTAGATGGAGCGGAAGTAGAGATACTTCAAGTCCCGGAACTGGTCCCGGAGGAGGTGCTGGAAGAATCCGGGGCCAAGCAAGCGCGCGCAGCCTTCGTCCATATCCCTGTCGCTAAAGTCGACGACCTGGCCGACGCCGACGCCATTATCTTCGGCGCGCCGACCCGTTTCGGTAATATGTGCGCCCAGATGCGTAACTTCCTCGACCAGACCGGGACCCTTTGGGCGCAGAATGCCCTGGTCGGAAAAGTGGGCAGCGTTTTCACCTCCAGCGCCACGCAACACGGCGGACAGGAGACAACCATCACCAGTTTCCATACTACCCTGCTTCACCTGGGCATGATTATTGTTGGCTTACCCTATTCCGAGTCCCGCCAGACCACTTTGAACGAGATAACTGGCGGCAGTCCCTACGGGGCCAGCACTATTGCCGGTGGCGATGGCAGCCGTCTGCCCAGTGAGAATGAACTGGCGATGGCTCGCT belongs to Dehalococcoidales bacterium and includes:
- the wrbA gene encoding NAD(P)H:quinone oxidoreductase, translating into MKIKIVFYSMYGHIYRMAEAVAEGAREVDGAEVEILQVPELVPEEVLEESGAKQARAAFVHIPVAKVDDLADADAIIFGAPTRFGNMCAQMRNFLDQTGTLWAQNALVGKVGSVFTSSATQHGGQETTITSFHTTLLHLGMIIVGLPYSESRQTTLNEITGGSPYGASTIAGGDGSRLPSENELAMARFQGRHVATIARKLAGQ